Within the Sylvia atricapilla isolate bSylAtr1 chromosome 10, bSylAtr1.pri, whole genome shotgun sequence genome, the region TAGAGGTAAGGAcacagggcagccccaggtTCACCATGACATGCTGCTCACTGCCCTTTCTGAGTGATGGGTGCATGTGGCTCCCAAGCAAGGATGAGCTCACCCCCTCACTCAgacataaacacaaaaataaactttaatatCACAGAATcttctgagttggaaaggactcACAAGGACGATTGAGTTCTTCTTAAGTGAATGGTCCAAATGGGGATCAAAATCATCAGGGGAGTGTAGAGAGactcctgcttttccagtttAAACTCAACAAAgattcaatttttaatttttttttttaattgagaaggaaaaaaggaaaaaaaatatccctggtttgggtttgttccAGGCAGAGTGTCTGCCTTCCACTGGCCTTGcgcccaggagctgccaggaaaTGGAAATAGCCCAACACaggcctgggagcagagggagcttCCAGCAGGTAAAATGTGAACAAACAGAGACAAAGGCCCAGGTCACTGCTCCGTGGGGCTGTACCAAGGGGCAGATGTGCTGAGCCGCAAGACTGTGCAGATGTTTTACCTGGATGTCTTCACAGCCATCCCTGGAGACCCAGTGCTTGTCTGGATCTTATGCCCTattgccccagctctgggaggtGAGTACGATGCAGAGAAATGCCCATGCAAAGAGGAGTTTCCCCCTCTGGGCTGTCTCCACAAAGGTCCTGGAAAGCCTTCCCAAAATGCTGCAGGGCAATGCAGGAAGATGTGCAGTTGCATGGGACTGTGACATGCTCTGGCTCTGGCATTGCTAAACTGGGATCACCTGTAGCTTCTCTCCAGACTGACTTCCTCTGAGTTATAAAGGATTTGCATGCCTGCCTATTCCCATCTCACTGACTTCCACTTGGAGTTTCTCTACTCCAATGGAGAGAGAAAGGTGCCCCCAAAGTCTCCTCTCACCACCTAAATTGCTCCACATCTGCCAATCCTGGTCTGTCTTTATCTCACACCTAGTGCACTTTTCTCTCACATATCCTTTTTTGACTAGGGCTGCATTTGTTCTCCTGCTGAGCAGATCCAGAGGGGAATGCACCTGACTGGGAGGCTGTGTGGGCTTGCTGGGGGTTCACAGGCAGACCACAAgatcctgctgccagctccaggcaaGGACTGTTGGAGAGAGGAACTGGCCTGCTAGAAGGGACATCTTACAGGAATTGATGCCTTCTGGAAAAAGATACCCcctttttccctgcagtgtaCCAGAAATGATCACTACAAGGAATACTTGGAGGTCAAGTGGAGACTAAATCTGCATGTGCAAAACTCCCTAAACTTATAGGTTTCCTTGTTCATGAACCTGAGGAAATGGCACAAGGATGTGCTGGGTAACAGCATCTGCCAGAGTGACAATGGGTATGCCTGGCTCCAGGGGCCCATCCCAactcctgcagcatcccaccTCAAGAAAGGATGCTTCCCAGAGAAGAAATCCCATACTCTGTCAGGTGCTGTTGACTTTCATCCCTGCAGGCCAGCGTGTCCCAAGCTGCCCATTTCAGGGCAGAGGACTTGCACTTTTCTGTGCATACTTGAATTAAGTGCCATTTGTCACAGCAAGCCCTGCACCCACTTCATCCTCATCACCCTTGAGGACTCTCCTCTTGGCACAGACAGGGAGATAATGAAGAAAAGCCTTAATTAGACTGCTACAGAGTCCCATCTCATTTGCTGTCCTGCATTAATCAGGGCCTGGGGAACTGTGCAGTTGGGAAGAGAGGGGACAAGCCCTgagtgcctggtgctgctgggtcACCATCCATCAGCAGTGGTAGCTGCTGGCTTAGGAGTAGCATGATGGGGTGAGGTGGGCACCAAGGGGGCAAAAGGATTTGTCAGTGGGACAGGGGGTTGTTCAAGAGGTTTTGAGCAGCACCTAGAGCTGGGAATTGGTAAATTTGCTTTTatagtggtttttttctgctgtcaccTTTGCCATGCCACACATTGGGCCACTGCTCAGACCACATAGCAGGTGATATCAGGCTAGGGCACTCAGGGACACGTTTGATTGCTTTTCTAGCACGTTTCCTCCTTCTCTGAGCAACCACTGGGAGATCCCTGACAAATTTTTGGCAGCCTGCACAAGCCACAGGTAAAACTTGTCCTTTCCCGACTGCACTTGGCTGCTGCTTATATCCGGGCGAGTATCAGATGCGTCCCCGTATCTCCTGGGATCTCCGaaggaggcagggcaggatgtCCCGGTCAGATGCACCCAGGGAAGCGCGTCGGGAGGAGCCAGGTGTCCCCACGGGCTCCCACTGGGGACAGGCAGCCTTTTGTCACCATCTAGTGGAAACACGCAGCCGCGACCTGCCACAGGCTGAACGGGGCGTTTGGGGACACACTCTCGCCTCATCTGTGATTCCTGCGGGGTTCCCCCTCAAGCTGGCCACCCAATTTTCCTGGCTTTTGGGCAGCCGCGTTTGCCTCGCAGTCCAGTTCCccctcagctctgggcagcGGCAGCCGGGTAAAGTGTTCCCAGCGCTGCAAGGCTCGGGAAAAACACAGGGATGAGTGTCTGCTATTCCAGAAAATGAGAATCCATGGCAAGTCCCTCCTGAGGTCTCCACTGAACCAGCTAAATTCCCTTTATCTGTGGAGTTACATAAACACTCCCAAGCCACAGACATGCCACAACAAGAGACAGCCATAAAAGCACCTAAAGTATATTTACAGCACAAATAGAGCTGTTAAACCTGCTCTTTTGGCCAAATTACCCTTCTCACTGATGCTTCTCTGTGACACTTCCCTCGGCCTTGAAATTCCCGTagctgcctgcagaggagctgggctgtgctgtgctgctgggacagaCCTGCAATGAGGTGTGTCCCAGAAAAAGGCTGGCCTTGCTCCACTCTGGCAAGTGTCTGTTCTCCTGCGCACTGCTGGGGCTGACTGGAAATCCTGGCCACACATGGGATACAGGGAACAGCCCAGCCTTAACACTGGCATCTGCAATATCCTGGCTAgtttcctccctgcagcatcctgagCCCTTTTGGCCAtaacagcagctgccagggttGGGCCATATCCAGACCTGCTCAATGGTGCGTGGAAAACACAGTCTATGGATTGACATGGAGTGTGGATTAACACAGTGCATGGACTGACATGGAGTGTGGATTAGCacagccccgtgggcagcacTGGCTCTCCCTCCTCTGCACAGGGTGCTGTGCTCCTTCCCACAAACGCTGggttctgctgcagcctcagaggCGCCAGAGGCAAGGACAACCTTCCAACACACTGCTGGGGAAAGAGACAGAACACAGGCCATACTGAGGTGTCCCCTGCCAGGGTTGGGAACCACGACTggccagctgccagcccagacCTTTGCagatcccactgctggcagTGTTATTGGACACATGCAGTGTCCCAGCTGCCAAAACTGCCCCTGGCTAAGACAACAGTTGTACCCTTCTCATGGCAAAGCAGCCTCTCACAGCACTGAGAGGAACCaaggccagccccagcacaggcagcagagctgttcagGCAGTCATGGTACATGATTTTACTGCACCACATGCATGGTGAGGAGAGTGCAATCAGCTCTTGCTTCAGACAgttaaaaatcactttcaggTTTCTCTGTCCTACATTCCATCACTCTGCATCCCCTTGGGCCACACTTGGTGTGTGTCACTGCTTCCCCCATGCAGTGTCCCCActtggggacagctcctgcagcacacagtgGGACAAGGGCCAGAtactgctatttcacaggcagAGTCCAGCTGCCCTACACAAGGGGTTTTCCCAAGTGGGATCCCCATCTGCCTGCATGTATGTGACCAGGGCCGAGACACGGGCAGTCCCAGCTGTTCcagttccttccctcctcatACTGGCAGGCTCTCCACAGGCTTGGCTTATTCCTGGAAAGGCTGATTGATCCCATCACCTCTCAGTGAGGAGGTTCCCTTAGCTATGACTCAGTTTGCCTGGAAACTGCCTCTCCTTACCCAGCAGAGGAGAAATAGGGACTAGGACAGCCTAGGAGACAGGTACATTGCCTCACCCACAGCATGTCCCTTGCTTCAGGTGGCACTGAACAATCCTGGGGTGTCCCCTCAAGGGCATCAGGCCCGTGTAGGACAGCAGTCTACACTGCTGAGTGTCTTTCATTGAGagtctgcatttttattctagGGTTCACTAGGATCTTGTGTTCCCTAAGTCAGGTGCTTATCTCAAGTAGACCTTTGAAGGGCAAACTGCTAGTCACCCATGCCTGAGTCAGGAGCCCCCAGGAACTGGCTGAATGCCCAATTTGAAGTGGTAGGGGAGGTAAGGCTGTGGGGaaaccccagcactggaggCCACTCTGCCAGGTAGGAGCAAGGCAGcactcagccctgccagcagagTGACAAGTGAAACGGGTGCCGATTCTGCCCTGGGGTCATTTCTACTTTATAGCCACCGGAGAAAAACTCCACAGGGAGAAAGGTGGTGTCTTCCTGTTGTGACTGAATTCAAAAGCATCCACCAGGCAAGCACaggcttatttttttcttccactttggGCCTTTTCTCCCAGCCTGATGCAGTGGAGTGCGCCAACTGCAGAGTGCTCTTGTGCCAGCTGCAACCTCAGCAAGCAGCACACTGACCGGCTCCTAGGGCTCCTAAGATGTTTCTTCAAGCTGTCCACAGGTGCTTAGTGCCTCCCGAGGGTCGGGGAGGGGATGCGGGGCGAGGGGGAAATGCACGGCAGCGACAGCACTGGGGCAGAGACAGCGTGGGGCGAACCCAATCCCAAAGCCGAAGGCAAAAGCGCGCTCGGGCAGAGTTCCACGCCGGGCGCCGAGCTGCCGCAGGGCCCCGCAGAGGCAGCCGGCATTGGCGAGCGATGGCAGCGTCTCTCCCGGCCCGGCACCGGCGAAACCCGAGACCCCCGCCCGGCCCCACCACGTGGCCGCCGCCCGCCACGTGCTCTccctgggcccggccccgccgcccaATCAGTGCGCAGGCGCCGAGCTGCCTCCGTCCCATTGGCTGACGCCGAGTCCTCCCGGGCGGACGGTGCGTCCCCCCGCGCTCGCCCCCCGCCGCACGGCGCCAGGGCTGTAACGCGCCCTCCGGTTGGCTGATCGCAGAGCGCCGGCGATTGGCTCAGCGGTTCGATGGGCGGGGGCTGCTATTGGTCGGTCGGCGCGGCGAGCGCGGCGATtggccggggcgggggcggtGGGGGCGGAGCCTGACGAGGGGCTAGGAAAGGGGGCGGAAGGGGCGCGCGCTCGCTCTTTCGTGTCAGTGCCCGGCCCGGCCACCCGCGcgtccccgccgctcccgccgcccgcccgcggcccgATCtcccccgcgccgccgccccgccggaCGCGCCTGCCCCACTCCCGACACAGCCCGGCCGCCGCCCCTGCGCCGCCAGGCACCGCCGCCATCATGGTGAAGATCACCAAGGTAAGGGCGTCGGGGTGCCGCCGCCGAGCGGGCAGCGGACGGATGCCGCCATGACGGGGCGGGTGGGTGCGGATGGCGGAGTATCGGGGAGGGAGCTAGGCCGCCTTTTCTCCGCCGTGCGCTCGGGCCGCGCGATGGCTCCAGGCCTGATTTCCCTCGCTGTGAAGATGGCGGCGAGGGGAGGGGCCGCGGGCCCGGAGGCAGCGGTTTCAAGCCCCCCCCGTCCCGCTGCGCTCCGTGTGCCGGccgccggcggggccgcggggcgggaGGGGAGAGGGCGGCGGGGTGCCGGGTGCGGGGTCCGGGTGTGTGTGAGGGACGCGGGTGGGCCCCGCGTGCGAGCGCGCGCGGGATGGGGGGCGGGGCTACGTCACAGTGCGGCCACGTGGGGCGCGGGGACAGCGAGCACGTGGGGGCGCGCGGCGCTCCCGGGAAGGCCCCGCACATCGGCGAGCAACACCCCGCAAGCCCCCGGGCGGCCCCTTGAGCGCCGCGAGGGCCCGACGCCGGCCACGTGGTGGGGACAATCGCCCGCCGGAGCGAGCGCTAGCAGGCGGCCTAGCAGGGTGAGAATGGGAGCTAAACGTGCTGCTCACGCTCTCTTTCAGACCCCGAAGAATCAggttaaacagaaaaaaatggctCTTCCCCCGAAAAAGTTCGAGGAAAGTGAGGAAGAGGAGTCTTCTGACCTAGAGGAAAGCAGCGGAGAAGAGGTGAATGATCTAGAGATGGAGTCAAAAGGATGCACGTGTTACAGAAGTGTCATGGAAGTTGTGGGTTACACTGTAACAGGACATTAATAAACAGTCGGTGTTCCTCACTAAACTGTGGCTAAAGAATAAACTGGATTTTATAACGCCAAAGCAGTGTGGGGAAAGATAGCTCAACTGCTTAGTCTGTAATGTGAGGTTTTTGGAAGTACTGGTGGGGTCTTAAAGCTGTCCTAAAGGTGATAAGCAAGTGGGTTCATCTTTACCCTAGTAATGAGCAATATAAGATTTCTCACATGCAGATAATGTGCAAGTGTAGAAATTCCAAGATGCTGAATGGTATTACACATCACTGGTTTGGATCAGGACCAGAGAATTTAGAGGTGCTTTGATGTTCCATAAGTAGGCTCTTAAAGGAATGAAAAAGCTGGGTTTGAGCTTTATTAATTCATCAGGGTGGGCATTTAAGGTAACAAACTGTCAGAAGGATATGCTTTAGATTTCAGTTGCCATATGTTTGTCTGTCACTGAAGTAATGGTAGCTACAACAGGCCAGCACCAGTCTTACACTAATGTGTCTTTCAGATGATCCCCCAGAAGAAACCACAAAAAGTTGCTGTTACACCAGCCAAGAAGGCTGCAACTCCTGCAAAAAAAGTTGCTACTCCTGCGAAAAAAGCAATTACACCTGCAAAGAAGGTTGTAGCTACTCCACAGCCCAAAAAGGCTGTTGCTCCAACTCCTAAAAAGGCTGTTCTCTCAGTCAAAGGAgcaaaaaatggaaagaatgcCAAAAAGGAGGAGAGtgaagaagatgatgaagatgatgacgaagatgatgatgatgaggaggatgatgaaGAAGATTCTGGCAAGTTACTTTTGAAATATGCATTGACTAAAGCTGGTTCAATCAAGTCATTAAATATGAATAACTATGGAATTAAGGGATTTGGATGATTTTAATATGGGTGGGGAATGTTTCATTGATTGAAGAGGGGTTTCGAATGAGAGGTGCGCAGTGAGTAAAATTTGGAGGAGAActtggggctgcagctgccttaCACACAGCCTGTAAAGCATCTCCTAGTTTCTTGATTGCTCTTTCCTAAACACTTGGACAAAATTTTGGGAAGCTCTCTCTTTTTACCTATACCACTCATCCATTGAACCATAGTAGTAAAGACTTGTACTGTTGGTGCAGATGAGGAAGAGGAACCACCAATGCCTGTGAAGCCTGCagcaaaaaaacctgcagcagtaCCAGCCAAAAagcctgcagctgtgccagcaaagcaggagtctgaggaggaggatgaagaggatgatgaggatgatgatgaagaAGACGATGGTATAAGATGTTTATTATTAAACACTtagagggagctgggggagggaggTAACAAAATGGATTATGGGAGTGAGGCAGTGTGTGCTCAGCTGGTTTTAGCTGGTTGCTGTTGTCCATATTGCTGAATAAGTGTTAATTTCCCTATTGTCAGTAAAACTTACTATTGGTGAACAGGTATTGGGGTTTATTTTGATGCAGTAAAACTCGAGGGAGAGAGACAACTTTTGTGCAGATTAACTGTGTTAAACGTTTTTCCTAAAAACACAGAATCTTAAAGAGGCATGAGAAATGTTTTGCCTaagagcattttgttttctttgtttcaaaaaGAGCTTAACATGGAACTGTCTGAATACTGTGCTCATCTTGTTTCAGAGTCTGAAGATGaagccatggacacagccccTGTTCCAGTGAAGAAAACCACTCCAGCCAAGGCTGCACCAGTGAAAGCCAAGGCAGCACAATCTGAAGATGAGGAAGATGATGAGGAGGATGAcgatgaggatgatgatgaagaggaagaggatgcTGAGGAGGAAAGTGAGGATGAAAGTGAGTTTCAATGTTTTTGAGACCATAACTCTTTAAAAACAGGAACGGTACCTGAGCAAAAATGTTGTGCTATAATGGTCCTTTGTGCTGATGAGCAGCCTGCTGAGTGACAAGAGAAGGTCTTGTGTATGACTGGTGTAAAGATTATTGCTCCTGTGTTGATTCAGTGTGGGAAGAgatctgtatttttcagtgttttgttttctgtcacagAACCTGTCAAGGAAGCAcctggaaagaggaagaaagaaatggcCAGTAAAAGTGCACCAGagcccaagaaaaagaaaacagatggtAAGTGATGTGGGATCATCAAATGATGCTTGTTTGATGGACTGTGATTGGACTCTGTTGTATGACAAATGTCATTCTGAAGATCTAGGATGTCAGGGGTGGGGTTTCCCAGCACAAATGATGATTATAAGGGACTTAATACTGAAATGTGATGTCACTTTTGAGCAAAAACTGATGTGCTAAAGCTGTCTGGGGTCTGGCTCCCAGTTTTAAAAGCTGCCTTATAAAAACCCactttattatcttttttttttaaagggcgCGACTCAGCTTTCTCTGTATTTGTTGGAAATTTGGTCTCCACCAAGGAGTTTGAAGAGCTGAAGACTGGCCTCAGAGAATTCTTCGGGAAAAAGAATATTGAAGTTTTAGATGTCAGAATCGGTGCTTCCAAGTGAGTTCATCAGTaaaattttgcttcttgtttCTCATATTTGGCACTAATTTGTTCAGAGGGGTGCAAGTGTGTTGGTGTTGGTTCCCCTTAAGGTGCTGGGATAGTTGCTTGGTGTAGTGATGAGGATTTAATTTTGCCTGGAACTTGACCAGCAGGGACCTCTCTGGGGTTTGGTTTCTGTTTATGGTCTCTGCTGCCAGAGATGGATCAGCTGAAATCTCAAGGATGCTGGTTTTTTCAGGCGGTTTGGCTATGTGGACTTCTCATCTGCTGAGGATCTGGATAAAGCTCTCCAAATGAATGGAAAGAAGCTAATGGGTTTGGAAATCAAACtagaaaaagcaaagagcaaGGAAACTATGAAAGAAACCAAGAAAGGTACAGCCCAATAAAGAGTTTTGAAAATGCTACATACGGATATACAAGTTCAAACTGGAATTTCTGCAAATGTGATCCCAAGAAATAGTGCATATTGGGAGTGCTGAGgaagaaatgtgtttctttctgaGGGTTTAGAACCCGTTATTTAAACTTGATGCTCTTAAGAGAAGTACAGTAGTTTCATCAACTTTTGTTACAGTTGCTTTTGCAACTTCTGATAGTGTGAATGCGTGCTGGATCAGCTTGCTGAGTCTCACTGTACTGGCAGTGTGGATGAGGACGGAGTTTTAGCTGGTAACCTGAAGGTAACTTTATCTTTGCAGAGAGAGATGCCAGGACACTCTTTTTGAAGAACCTGCCCTACCGCATAACCGAAGATGAAATCAAGGAGGTGTTTGAAAATGCGTTGGAAGTTCGGATAGTGATGAACAAGGATGGGAGCAGCAAAGGGTGTGTAGCTGAGAGGACTGTGGTGTGTTTGCTGTTCCTTTATCTCTCAGCATATTCTAATTAGCTTACGTGTCCCTTGTGTACCTTAAGGAACCTACTGCTGCATGAGTTGTCCTgttttttgcagcatttttcttttacgTCTTTCCCCCCTCATTCTCAAACTTTGTCATTCCTGGAAAGAGGTGAATGCTTAcattcttttctgtgctgtaggATGGCCTATGTtgaatttaaaacagaagctgAGGCAAACAAAGCTCGGGAGGAGAAGCAGGGCACAGAAATTGAGGGTCGTGCTGTGGTCATCGACTTCACTGGTGAGAAGAGCCAGCAGGAGAAGAACCAGCAGGAACATCAGAAAGGTACTTTCTATACTGATAACATGCATACAGATGACATTCAGGATTCGTTTCAGAAGTTTCTGGGGAATGGCAACTTAAAATACTGCAAGAAAATTAAGATACCAGACCTTTTGCCTGACTTCTGCTTTGCATCCTATGCATTTTATGTCTCTACTGCATGTTTCAGACAAGAGGGGGCAACTGGTCTTAGTGAATAAAACAAGTTTGGATTTGGCTTTGTGGCTCACCTTGATGTGAGGAAAGGGCCACAGGTATTACACCTTGACTAGAGTGGTAACTAGAGGAAGAGAGCTCTCCTTCTCCAGACTTGCACCTAACAGCACGAACTTTTCCCCATAGGAGAGTCGAAGACCCTAATTGTGAACAACCTCTCATACGCTGCTACAGAAGAAACTCTCCAAGAAGTGTTTAAGAAAGCTTCTTCCGTCAAGGTGCCACAGAACAACCAGGGCAGGCCTAAAGGGTATGTTGTGCCTTTCTTTTGACTCCCAGACGGGCATTGCAAGTGACTTGCCCCCAGGAATCCCTTGTTGCTCCCAGGCTGACTGGAATCTTCCTCTCCACACAGGTATGCATTTGTAGATTTTGCCACAGCTGAGGATGCCAGAGAGGCATTTAATTCCTTTAACAACACAGAGATCGAAGGCAGAACAATTAGACTGGAATTCAGTTCACAGAAAGGGAATGCAAACGCCCGAGGAGGAGGATTCAGTCGTAAGTGTTTCATGTGTGAtctccagctgtggcaggaggcGTCCAGGCAAATCTGgggctgcttttaaaaaaaagtgccaACATCATAAGCAAATGTGCTGGATATGATGACTGATTATCTGAAATGCTGATGAAACTTCTGTCAAATTCCTCTAGATAGTCAAGTGCTGAtccagcagtgtctgtgcagtaATTATCACTGGTCAAATGGTGCAGGcatctattttaaaaagggaGCATGGCAAACTTAATTTTGCAGTATCAGGCTGGCTGATGGAAATCCTTTGATGTCAGGCTCTAACTGCAGTCCTGAAAGGTTTTCATGGATCACAGGTGCTTGAGCTGTTCCTTCAAAACAACCACTATATCCCTGAGAGCTGTTCTGGGAGCCCATAATGCAAGCTGGATGTGATGTTATAAAATGGAAAGTTGCCTTGCTCAGGCTGAATGAGTTCTGAATGTGCTCTCTTttcacagagcaaagcaaaacattgTTTGTCAGAGGCCTTTCGGAGGACACCACAGAGGAGACGTTAAGAGAATCATTTGAAGGCTCAATAAGTGCGAGAATAGTCACAGACAGAGATACTGGATCATCTAAAGGGTGGGTTAAACATCACCTGGGCTAGATtcaggtgctgcagagcaccTCACTTTAGCTGATCTTTGCAGTGCAGGGTATTTATCTTGCTTACATGGGTGGTTCTGTGAAACTGGTAAATAGGgtaggagcagagaaaacacagctttgggTCCACCGGTGGAGGGCAGCATGTGTTTGCTTCTCACCTCTTCTCAATGAGCTCCTTCCTGCCCATAAATCTCCGTGGCAGCTGATGGATTCGCAcgagaagaaaattaactgttCAGTACTGGCAAACTCACAGTGGAGTTCCATCGATTGTGATTAGCCACTGCTGTCTTACAAGTGACACATCCTGTGGGATGCAGACGTGCTCGTGTTTGATTCAGAAGGGATTTCTGTCGGGAACCTGTAggtggtgctgcagctcccgGAATGTGACTGACTTGCTCTTATAACCTGTTTCCTAGGTTTGGGTTTGTGGacttcagctctgcagaagaTGCCAAAGCAGCTAAAGAAGCCATGGAAGATGGAGAGATAGATGGAAACAAAGTGATCCTCGATTTTGCCAAGCCAAAGGGTGACTTCCAGCGTGGCGGTGGATTTGGTGGTCGTGGTGGCAGAGGAGGTGGccgaggaggaagaggaggtggcTTTGGTGGCAGAGGTGGTGGCAGAGGTGGATTTGGAGGTAAGAGGAAGCAAGTACTGCTGCTTTGGAGGGGGTGTGCTTAGAGATGAACCCAAAGCTGTTCTTGAAGTTATGGTGTGGAGCTACCACAGAGCAATGAACgtgaatttattttctgtcctgtgCCAGGATGGGTTTGGAAGGGCAGTGGTATTAATATACCACTGCAATATATTTGTGTGCATA harbors:
- the NCL gene encoding nucleolin isoform X1, with the protein product MVKITKTPKNQVKQKKMALPPKKFEESEEEESSDLEESSGEEMIPQKKPQKVAVTPAKKAATPAKKVATPAKKAITPAKKVVATPQPKKAVAPTPKKAVLSVKGAKNGKNAKKEESEEDDEDDDEDDDDEEDDEEDSDEEEEPPMPVKPAAKKPAAVPAKKPAAVPAKQESEEEDEEDDEDDDEEDDESEDEAMDTAPVPVKKTTPAKAAPVKAKAAQSEDEEDDEEDDDEDDDEEEEDAEEESEDEKPVKEAPGKRKKEMASKSAPEPKKKKTDGRDSAFSVFVGNLVSTKEFEELKTGLREFFGKKNIEVLDVRIGASKRFGYVDFSSAEDLDKALQMNGKKLMGLEIKLEKAKSKETMKETKKERDARTLFLKNLPYRITEDEIKEVFENALEVRIVMNKDGSSKGMAYVEFKTEAEANKAREEKQGTEIEGRAVVIDFTGEKSQQEKNQQEHQKGESKTLIVNNLSYAATEETLQEVFKKASSVKVPQNNQGRPKGYAFVDFATAEDAREAFNSFNNTEIEGRTIRLEFSSQKGNANARGGGFSQQSKTLFVRGLSEDTTEETLRESFEGSISARIVTDRDTGSSKGFGFVDFSSAEDAKAAKEAMEDGEIDGNKVILDFAKPKGDFQRGGGFGGRGGRGGGRGGRGGGFGGRGGGRGGFGGRRGGFRGGRGGGGGGDNKPQGKKIKFE
- the NCL gene encoding nucleolin isoform X2, whose amino-acid sequence is MVKITKTPKNQVKQKKMALPPKKFEESEEEESSDLEESSGEEMIPQKKPQKVAVTPAKKAATPAKKVATPAKKAITPAKKVVATPQPKKAVAPTPKKAVLSVKGAKNGKNAKKEESEEDDEDDDEDDDDEEDDEEDSDEEEEPPMPVKPAAKKPAAVPAKKPAAVPAKQESEEEDEEDDEDDDEEDDESEDEAMDTAPVPVKKTTPAKAAPVKAKAAQSEDEEDDEEDDDEDDDEEEEDAEEEKPVKEAPGKRKKEMASKSAPEPKKKKTDGRDSAFSVFVGNLVSTKEFEELKTGLREFFGKKNIEVLDVRIGASKRFGYVDFSSAEDLDKALQMNGKKLMGLEIKLEKAKSKETMKETKKERDARTLFLKNLPYRITEDEIKEVFENALEVRIVMNKDGSSKGMAYVEFKTEAEANKAREEKQGTEIEGRAVVIDFTGEKSQQEKNQQEHQKGESKTLIVNNLSYAATEETLQEVFKKASSVKVPQNNQGRPKGYAFVDFATAEDAREAFNSFNNTEIEGRTIRLEFSSQKGNANARGGGFSQQSKTLFVRGLSEDTTEETLRESFEGSISARIVTDRDTGSSKGFGFVDFSSAEDAKAAKEAMEDGEIDGNKVILDFAKPKGDFQRGGGFGGRGGRGGGRGGRGGGFGGRGGGRGGFGGRRGGFRGGRGGGGGGDNKPQGKKIKFE